A section of the Candidatus Binatia bacterium genome encodes:
- a CDS encoding membrane protein — protein sequence MTARVPLYGLMAEFADVNHLVAAIRKLRQMGYRRMDAYTPFPVEEVWEELGVHRNMVSFLVFCGGLTGALFGIGLQYWTSVIDYPINVGGRPLFSIPAFVPVTFECTVLFAALTAVLGMLALNGLPAPYHPVFNVPRFALASRDRFFLCVEATDPLFDREGTRRVLESLSPVSVAEVSD from the coding sequence ATGACCGCGCGTGTTCCGCTGTACGGGCTGATGGCAGAGTTTGCCGACGTGAATCACTTGGTTGCGGCCATCCGCAAGCTGCGCCAGATGGGCTATCGGCGCATGGATGCCTACACGCCGTTCCCGGTGGAGGAAGTGTGGGAAGAGCTCGGGGTGCACCGCAACATGGTTTCGTTCTTGGTGTTTTGCGGCGGCCTGACCGGAGCGTTGTTCGGTATCGGGCTCCAGTACTGGACCTCCGTGATTGACTATCCCATCAACGTGGGCGGGCGGCCTTTGTTCAGCATTCCTGCATTCGTGCCGGTGACGTTCGAATGCACGGTGTTGTTTGCCGCGCTGACGGCGGTCTTGGGGATGCTGGCGCTGAATGGTTTGCCTGCGCCGTACCATCCGGTGTTCAACGTGCCGCGCTTTGCGCTGGCCTCGCGTGACCGATTCTTTTTGTGCGTGGAAGCGACCGACCCGCTGTTCGACCGCGAGGGTACCCGGCGCGTGCTCGAGTCGTTGTCGCCGGTTTCCGTTGCCGAGGTGTCCGACTGA
- a CDS encoding polysulfide reductase NrfD, which translates to MSAPARDLGPIIGPGHTFETVTDKIAAVVLSETRRGWMLGFGVSFVLLTIFLQCVAVLLVRGIGIWGINIPVGWGFDIINFVWWIGIGHAGTLISAILLLFRQTWRTSINRFAEAMTLFAVACAGLYPILHLGRPWLFYWLLPYPNAMGMWPNFRSPLMWDVFAVSTYATVSALFWFVGLIPDLATLRDRSTSKVGRIIYGILAMGWRGSARHWNRYETAYLLLAGLSTPLVVSVHSVVSFDFAVGIIPGWHATIFPPYFVAGAIYAGFAMVLTLTIPLRVYYGLEDFITMRHINYMARVMLATGLVVAYGYMMEIFMAWYSGNPFESFMVENRLTGPYRTLYFALILTNVIIPQLLWFQRVRTNIPLLFMVAMSINIGMWLERYVIIVVSLHRDFLPSSWGMYAGTIYDYGTFIGTIGLFLTLLFLFIRLLPMISIFEMRTLLPEAKVKEKHA; encoded by the coding sequence ATGAGCGCGCCTGCACGGGATCTCGGCCCGATCATTGGTCCGGGCCACACGTTTGAGACAGTCACCGACAAGATTGCAGCCGTTGTTTTGTCCGAAACCCGCAGAGGATGGATGCTGGGGTTCGGAGTGTCGTTCGTGTTGCTGACGATTTTCCTGCAGTGCGTTGCGGTCTTGCTCGTGCGCGGGATCGGGATCTGGGGGATCAACATTCCCGTCGGTTGGGGGTTCGATATCATCAACTTCGTTTGGTGGATCGGCATTGGTCACGCCGGTACGTTGATTTCCGCGATCTTGTTGCTCTTTCGCCAGACGTGGCGAACCTCGATCAACCGCTTTGCGGAAGCGATGACTCTGTTCGCAGTGGCCTGTGCGGGTTTGTACCCGATTTTGCACCTGGGGCGACCGTGGCTGTTCTACTGGCTGCTGCCGTACCCCAATGCCATGGGCATGTGGCCGAACTTCCGCAGCCCGTTGATGTGGGACGTGTTCGCGGTGTCCACCTACGCCACGGTGTCGGCACTGTTTTGGTTCGTGGGGCTCATTCCCGACTTGGCCACGCTGCGCGATCGCTCGACCAGCAAGGTGGGGCGGATCATTTACGGCATCCTGGCGATGGGTTGGAGAGGCTCGGCGCGGCACTGGAATCGCTACGAGACGGCGTATTTGCTGCTGGCCGGTCTGTCCACACCCCTGGTGGTATCGGTGCACAGCGTAGTGTCCTTTGACTTCGCGGTGGGCATCATTCCGGGTTGGCACGCAACCATCTTTCCGCCGTACTTCGTGGCAGGGGCGATTTATGCGGGTTTTGCGATGGTGTTGACCCTCACCATCCCGCTGCGGGTGTACTACGGACTCGAGGACTTCATCACCATGCGCCACATCAACTACATGGCGCGGGTGATGTTGGCCACGGGGTTGGTGGTCGCTTACGGCTACATGATGGAAATCTTCATGGCCTGGTACAGCGGCAACCCATTCGAGTCCTTCATGGTGGAAAACCGCCTCACCGGACCGTACCGGACGTTGTACTTCGCATTGATCTTGACCAACGTGATCATCCCGCAGCTTCTCTGGTTCCAGCGCGTGCGCACGAATATTCCGCTGCTGTTCATGGTGGCCATGTCCATCAACATTGGGATGTGGCTGGAACGCTACGTGATCATCGTGGTGAGTTTGCACCGGGATTTCTTGCCGTCGTCTTGGGGAATGTATGCCGGAACGATTTATGACTACGGGACGTTCATCGGCACGATCGGATTGTTCCTGACCTTGCTGTTCCTCTTTATCCGGCTGCTGCCGATGATCTCGATCTTCGAGATGCGCACCCTGTTGCCCGAAGCCAAGGTCAAGGAGAAGCACGCATGA